In Thermococcus alcaliphilus, one DNA window encodes the following:
- a CDS encoding molybdopterin-dependent oxidoreductase, producing the protein MKKKLFISAIFLAFLVVFTVARWNSINTTPSSTASPKTENFSEVSSSSPEVLNASEEWVIEVTGLVEKPMNITLSQLKEMPQTAVFSELYCVAYPGKARKQGLWKGVKLSYILEQAGVKDGAIKVAFYARDGFTTDLTLEEALTNDELIIAYEFNNKPIEPRLIAPGMWGYKWIKYLVKIEVVDYNFLGTYESEGYPDDAYIGEKP; encoded by the coding sequence TTGAAGAAAAAACTCTTCATAAGTGCAATTTTTCTTGCTTTTTTGGTAGTATTTACAGTGGCAAGATGGAACAGCATTAATACTACTCCCTCTTCAACTGCCTCTCCCAAAACCGAAAATTTTTCAGAGGTAAGCTCATCCAGCCCCGAAGTTTTGAATGCTTCTGAGGAATGGGTGATCGAAGTTACTGGATTAGTTGAAAAGCCTATGAACATAACTCTCTCACAACTTAAGGAGATGCCGCAAACAGCGGTTTTTTCTGAGCTTTATTGCGTTGCCTATCCTGGAAAGGCTAGAAAACAAGGGTTATGGAAGGGAGTTAAGTTGTCTTATATTCTAGAGCAAGCAGGAGTAAAAGATGGAGCAATAAAAGTGGCATTCTACGCAAGGGATGGGTTCACAACCGATCTTACCCTTGAGGAAGCACTTACAAACGATGAGCTCATAATTGCCTATGAGTTCAACAACAAACCCATCGAACCACGTCTTATAGCCCCTGGAATGTGGGGGTACAAGTGGATAAAGTACCTTGTGAAAATAGAGGTTGTGGATTACAACTTCTTGGGAACTTACGAGAGTGAAGGCTATCCGGATGATGCATATATCGGTGAAAAGCCATGA
- a CDS encoding [protein ADP-ribosylglutamate] hydrolase, which translates to MELNFGFLTFKVAQGDITRFPAEAIVNAANKYLEHGGGVAYAIAKAAAGDVREYIRISKEAMKEQIGRDWIEHGEVVVTPAMKMEQYGIKYVIHTVGPYCGGKWDEDKKEKLKKAILGALRKAEELGVKSIAFPAISAGIYGCPFEEVVKTFAETVKEFSEEAKSVKEVYLVLYSKKDYERALKLI; encoded by the coding sequence ATGGAGCTGAATTTTGGGTTTCTCACATTTAAAGTTGCTCAGGGAGATATAACCCGCTTTCCGGCTGAGGCAATCGTCAATGCTGCGAACAAATATCTTGAACATGGTGGGGGAGTTGCTTACGCAATAGCAAAAGCGGCTGCTGGGGATGTTAGAGAATACATAAGAATAAGCAAAGAAGCCATGAAAGAACAGATTGGAAGGGACTGGATCGAGCATGGGGAAGTTGTTGTAACTCCAGCAATGAAAATGGAGCAGTACGGCATAAAGTACGTCATCCACACCGTTGGGCCTTACTGTGGTGGTAAATGGGATGAGGATAAGAAGGAAAAGCTCAAGAAGGCTATTCTCGGGGCGCTGAGGAAGGCGGAAGAGTTGGGGGTCAAGAGCATAGCCTTTCCGGCTATAAGTGCTGGCATCTATGGGTGTCCCTTTGAAGAGGTTGTGAAAACTTTTGCCGAGACGGTAAAGGAGTTTTCGGAAGAGGCGAAAAGCGTTAAGGAAGTTTATCTGGTGCTGTACTCTAAGAAGGACTATGAGAGGGCTTTGAAGCTTATTTAA
- a CDS encoding amidohydrolase family protein has translation MSILIKNGYVIYGENLDVIKADVYIEGNRISKVGKNLNLGADVVIDAKGRVISPGFVNAHTHSPMVLLRGLADDLPLMEWLQNYVWPMERKLKPEHIYWGALLGIIEMIKSGTTAFVDMYFHMEGVAKASEEAGIRAYLSYGMVDLGDEEKRNVEIRETLKLLEFIEKMGSPRIEFLFGPHAPYTCSPELLKWVREKADETGRMITIHINETRDEVKQIKEKYGKTPVEFLDELGFLKSDIIAAHGVWLTDKEIEILAKRKVTIVHNPASNMKLGSGVMPLEQLLRAGVNIALGTDGAASNNNLDMIEEMKLVSLLHKVHNLNPTLADARTVFKMATQNGAKGLNLGAGSIKEGALADIVVIDFNKPHLRPITNVISHIVYSANGNDVETTIINGEIVMLDGEVLTIDEEKVLDKVQKIVDELR, from the coding sequence ATGAGCATTCTCATAAAAAATGGCTATGTGATCTATGGTGAGAACCTTGACGTTATCAAGGCCGATGTTTACATTGAAGGGAACAGAATTTCCAAAGTTGGGAAAAACCTCAATCTCGGAGCGGATGTTGTGATTGACGCTAAAGGAAGAGTTATTTCTCCCGGATTTGTGAACGCTCACACTCACTCCCCAATGGTTCTCCTGAGGGGTCTTGCCGATGACCTGCCCCTTATGGAATGGCTTCAAAACTACGTCTGGCCAATGGAAAGAAAACTTAAGCCGGAACACATATACTGGGGCGCCCTCCTTGGAATCATTGAGATGATAAAGAGTGGAACAACAGCTTTTGTTGACATGTATTTCCACATGGAAGGGGTTGCAAAGGCCTCTGAGGAGGCTGGAATAAGAGCTTATCTGAGCTACGGCATGGTGGATCTTGGGGATGAGGAGAAGAGAAACGTTGAGATCCGAGAAACTCTCAAACTCTTGGAGTTTATCGAAAAGATGGGCTCTCCAAGGATAGAGTTCCTCTTTGGGCCCCATGCCCCTTACACGTGCTCTCCAGAGCTTTTGAAATGGGTCAGGGAAAAAGCCGATGAAACCGGAAGGATGATAACGATACACATAAACGAGACAAGAGATGAGGTAAAGCAGATAAAGGAAAAATACGGTAAAACTCCGGTAGAGTTTTTGGACGAGTTAGGTTTCTTGAAAAGCGATATCATAGCGGCCCATGGAGTGTGGCTAACCGACAAGGAGATTGAAATTCTAGCCAAAAGGAAAGTTACGATAGTTCATAATCCTGCAAGCAACATGAAGCTTGGCAGTGGGGTAATGCCCTTGGAGCAACTCCTTAGAGCTGGAGTTAACATAGCGCTGGGCACGGATGGAGCTGCAAGCAACAACAACTTGGACATGATAGAGGAGATGAAACTAGTTTCTCTCCTTCACAAGGTTCACAATCTAAATCCAACCCTTGCCGATGCAAGAACAGTTTTTAAGATGGCTACCCAAAACGGAGCGAAAGGCCTCAATTTGGGTGCTGGATCCATAAAGGAAGGGGCACTTGCAGATATCGTCGTTATTGATTTTAATAAGCCTCACCTAAGGCCGATAACCAACGTAATTTCCCATATAGTGTATTCCGCCAATGGGAACGATGTTGAGACAACCATAATAAACGGGGAAATAGTCATGCTCGACGGAGAAGTTTTGACCATTGATGAGGAAAAAGTTTTGGATAAGGTTCAGAAGATAGTTGATGAGCTTCGCTAA
- a CDS encoding S-methyl-5'-thioadenosine phosphorylase — protein sequence MPKIGIIGGSGVYGVFEPREAIKVHTPYGRPSAPVEIGEIEGVEVAFIPRHGKNHEFPPHEVPYRANIWALKELGVERIIGITAVGSLREEYKPGDIVITDQFIDFTKKRDYTFYNGPRVAHVSMADPFCPEMRKIFYETAKELNIPVHEKGTYVCIEGPRFSTRAESMMFRQFAHIIGMTLVPEVNLARELGMCYVNIAAITDYDVWAEKPVDAQEVLKVMQENNEKIRKLLKAGIPKIPEERKCGCADVLKTMFV from the coding sequence ATGCCGAAGATAGGAATTATTGGCGGTTCCGGAGTTTATGGGGTATTTGAGCCAAGAGAAGCAATAAAGGTGCACACTCCCTATGGCAGGCCATCAGCCCCAGTGGAAATAGGGGAGATTGAGGGAGTTGAGGTTGCTTTCATCCCAAGGCACGGGAAAAACCACGAGTTCCCTCCACATGAAGTTCCCTATAGGGCAAACATATGGGCACTTAAGGAGCTTGGCGTCGAGAGAATAATAGGAATTACTGCGGTTGGTTCTCTTAGAGAAGAGTACAAGCCCGGAGACATCGTTATAACCGACCAATTTATAGACTTCACCAAAAAAAGGGACTACACCTTCTACAACGGCCCAAGGGTTGCCCATGTTTCAATGGCCGATCCATTTTGCCCGGAGATGAGGAAGATCTTCTACGAAACTGCCAAAGAGCTAAACATCCCAGTGCACGAAAAAGGAACTTATGTATGTATTGAAGGCCCGAGGTTCTCCACGAGAGCGGAATCGATGATGTTCAGACAATTCGCTCACATAATTGGAATGACCCTTGTGCCGGAGGTAAATCTTGCTAGGGAGCTCGGAATGTGCTACGTCAACATTGCAGCAATTACGGACTACGATGTCTGGGCTGAGAAGCCAGTGGATGCTCAAGAAGTGCTCAAAGTCATGCAGGAAAACAATGAAAAAATTAGGAAGCTCTTAAAGGCAGGAATTCCAAAGATTCCAGAGGAGAGAAAGTGTGGCTGTGCTGATGTCCTCAAGACGATGTTCGTTTGA
- a CDS encoding Lrp/AsnC family transcriptional regulator, which produces MYNLISREELEFLINLLDKYPLESINSIAKKENISYAKLKKLFDKYYGPSKSVTVSASISIAKLGLMSYVAFLSVPRENIKLTITKMYRNPFIPVAVPFFGFINGVSTVMYIPLEQRDKIDELLSRYSPNYEYYEAYAYPPRKVEFGKWEFSYDYALLLDILKRDARTPMKEIEEALGKKRPTIRYMINRLKELGILRGFMTVVNEEAYNRGFCGIARSLNEEFLDKFKEHEIMIGVIKPAGYLIEWYFSSEEDIYQKILEFSKYVDRFGIYYFDMFDFGIRGFSFSKAVKKDGKGYHSILDFD; this is translated from the coding sequence GTGTACAATTTGATCAGCAGGGAAGAGTTGGAGTTTCTAATAAACCTGCTGGACAAATACCCGCTCGAAAGCATTAACAGCATAGCCAAAAAAGAAAACATCAGCTATGCAAAGCTCAAAAAGCTCTTTGACAAATATTACGGACCATCCAAAAGCGTCACTGTATCTGCCTCCATAAGCATAGCCAAACTCGGCCTCATGAGCTACGTGGCATTTCTATCGGTTCCAAGGGAGAACATAAAACTCACAATCACCAAAATGTACCGCAACCCCTTTATTCCCGTTGCAGTCCCGTTTTTCGGTTTTATAAATGGAGTCTCTACAGTAATGTATATCCCTCTAGAGCAGAGGGACAAAATAGACGAACTGCTGTCAAGGTATTCCCCAAATTATGAATACTACGAGGCATATGCTTATCCTCCAAGGAAAGTGGAGTTTGGGAAGTGGGAGTTTAGCTATGACTACGCCCTCTTGCTCGATATCTTAAAAAGAGATGCAAGAACACCGATGAAGGAAATAGAAGAAGCCTTAGGAAAAAAGAGACCAACAATAAGGTACATGATAAACAGGCTCAAGGAGCTAGGAATACTTAGAGGCTTTATGACGGTGGTAAATGAAGAAGCCTACAACAGGGGATTCTGTGGAATAGCAAGATCTCTCAACGAAGAATTTTTAGATAAGTTCAAAGAGCATGAGATAATGATCGGTGTAATAAAGCCTGCGGGCTATCTCATAGAATGGTACTTCTCAAGTGAAGAGGACATATACCAAAAAATTCTCGAATTTAGTAAGTACGTTGATAGGTTTGGCATATACTATTTCGACATGTTTGATTTCGGGATAAGAGGATTTTCGTTTTCCAAAGCAGTGAAAAAAGATGGAAAAGGATACCACTCTATTCTGGATTTTGATTAA
- a CDS encoding SPASM domain-containing protein, whose protein sequence is MDSSDHWKFSVNRLKIASVAKPPWSYKPHNGKLERIILSLGSGKGKFSEIYGIPRSLGCIGNNRFILRDEKIGMEEIERVVKEFTRLGGQEIYLVNYDEVEELIEVTKHALAEFSGDVFATIRIEDIDALDPVEGLKVIVEMEYSEDTLSELEHLKWAHGALIMARYKEYTELLQQKVEFPGEVYVDVLFPGSLKNVDFNLFEVKKLLPSSPNKYHSCLAGTIAIAADGYITPCPLLRNFVVGNIRKDKLWYLPRRKVLNQFWTLTKDNITLCRSCPFKYTCHDCRALEYQASGDIHGIEYCEFLGIKVNQNPE, encoded by the coding sequence ATGGATAGTAGCGATCATTGGAAGTTTAGTGTCAATAGATTAAAGATTGCAAGTGTGGCAAAGCCGCCGTGGAGCTATAAACCCCATAATGGAAAACTGGAGAGGATTATTCTAAGCCTCGGCAGTGGAAAAGGAAAATTCTCGGAGATTTATGGTATTCCCCGTTCTCTCGGCTGCATAGGAAACAACAGGTTTATCTTGAGAGACGAAAAAATAGGGATGGAAGAAATTGAAAGGGTGGTTAAAGAGTTTACAAGACTGGGCGGTCAGGAGATATACTTGGTTAACTATGACGAAGTTGAAGAGTTAATAGAAGTTACAAAGCACGCCCTAGCAGAGTTTTCTGGAGATGTTTTTGCCACGATTAGAATTGAAGACATCGATGCCCTTGATCCGGTGGAAGGCTTAAAGGTGATAGTGGAGATGGAGTATTCGGAAGATACTCTCTCGGAGTTGGAACATCTAAAATGGGCTCATGGAGCACTGATAATGGCAAGGTATAAGGAATACACTGAGCTTCTTCAGCAAAAAGTTGAGTTTCCTGGAGAAGTTTATGTGGATGTTCTTTTTCCGGGCTCACTAAAAAACGTTGATTTTAACCTGTTTGAGGTTAAGAAGCTCTTGCCTTCCTCTCCAAACAAGTACCACAGTTGCTTGGCTGGTACGATCGCTATAGCTGCAGATGGTTACATAACTCCCTGCCCCTTGCTGAGGAATTTCGTGGTTGGCAACATAAGAAAAGATAAACTCTGGTACCTGCCTAGAAGAAAAGTTCTGAATCAGTTTTGGACACTTACCAAAGATAATATAACTCTCTGTCGCTCGTGCCCCTTTAAATACACATGTCACGACTGCAGGGCGCTTGAATATCAAGCATCTGGAGATATCCATGGCATAGAATACTGTGAATTTTTGGGGATTAAAGTTAATCAAAATCCAGAATAG
- a CDS encoding proteasome assembly chaperone family protein, with amino-acid sequence MQKPVELILPKIERPIFIEGYPGIGLVGHIAANFIAKELNMEMIGYVESPFLPPMSLILEGKPNPPLRFYGKDNIIIAVADIYIPPTLVNEIAKEIVGYLKENNAEKVISLGGMGIGFFKEQMEVWGVGGSEEENKDLEKLGVKILKYGSIMGMSGKLLWEASKERLKAYALLGETFGDRPDPRAAANVIEILKNLAPIEISTEPLLKEAQMIEEQLRKMHEQMESARRRAEKEYESVYL; translated from the coding sequence ATGCAAAAGCCGGTTGAGCTGATACTTCCAAAAATTGAAAGGCCCATTTTTATTGAAGGATACCCCGGGATTGGGCTTGTAGGGCATATAGCCGCTAATTTTATAGCAAAAGAACTCAACATGGAAATGATAGGCTACGTGGAGAGCCCGTTTTTACCACCAATGTCTCTAATTCTGGAAGGCAAACCAAATCCGCCGTTAAGATTCTACGGGAAGGACAACATTATCATTGCTGTTGCAGATATATACATTCCTCCAACCTTAGTAAACGAGATAGCAAAAGAAATCGTTGGCTACCTAAAAGAAAACAACGCTGAGAAGGTAATTTCACTTGGCGGCATGGGGATTGGCTTTTTCAAAGAACAAATGGAAGTCTGGGGCGTAGGTGGGAGTGAAGAGGAGAACAAGGATTTGGAAAAATTGGGGGTCAAGATACTGAAATACGGCTCCATAATGGGGATGAGCGGAAAGCTGTTGTGGGAAGCGAGTAAAGAAAGACTCAAAGCATATGCCCTTTTGGGAGAGACCTTCGGTGATAGACCTGATCCAAGGGCAGCGGCAAATGTAATTGAGATACTCAAAAACCTCGCCCCAATAGAGATTTCAACGGAGCCTTTACTCAAGGAAGCACAGATGATAGAGGAGCAGCTAAGAAAAATGCACGAACAAATGGAGTCCGCTAGAAGAAGGGCCGAAAAAGAATATGAAAGCGTTTATCTGTGA
- a CDS encoding DUF473 domain-containing protein: MELLVLGGIARRTLDQLLRNPYRTVEVRSARNVIVTRKLKPGERVFLTYETPQDITRGTEGIIAEVLKIEEMEQRIPWEESDEREVTVCRIQLRLVGLGKVIEVSSEDNVMKVKVREMLPQEMAMG; the protein is encoded by the coding sequence ATGGAACTCCTTGTACTTGGTGGGATAGCCCGGAGAACCCTTGATCAACTTTTAAGAAACCCTTATAGAACAGTAGAGGTGAGGAGTGCAAGAAACGTTATTGTTACTCGAAAATTAAAGCCAGGAGAAAGGGTATTCTTAACCTATGAAACCCCTCAAGACATAACCCGCGGAACAGAGGGGATAATAGCGGAAGTGTTAAAGATAGAAGAGATGGAACAGAGGATACCTTGGGAAGAGAGCGATGAGCGAGAAGTTACCGTGTGCAGAATACAGCTAAGGCTTGTGGGACTGGGGAAGGTAATTGAAGTTTCAAGCGAAGACAACGTAATGAAGGTAAAAGTTAGAGAAATGCTTCCACAGGAAATGGCAATGGGTTAG
- the nucS gene encoding endonuclease NucS produces the protein MKVEAKLNPTYEEIVNIFNRALSKEAIVNIFAHCRVFYDGRAKSELGPGDRVILIKPDGSFLIHQKEKREPVNWQPPGSSVGLEVKEDKIFLRSIRRKPREILEVELLHVYLISYFQAEDYEELALTGSEAEMADLIFENPSLIEDGFKPLFKEKPIKHGIVDVLGVDKEGNIVILELKRRRADLHAVSQLKRYVEAMKEEHEKVRGILVAPSLTSGAKKLLEKEGLEFRKLTPPKRGKSKRGRQKTLFD, from the coding sequence ATGAAAGTAGAGGCAAAGCTGAACCCAACTTACGAAGAGATCGTGAATATTTTCAACCGGGCCCTTTCAAAAGAGGCTATAGTAAATATTTTTGCCCATTGTAGAGTTTTTTACGATGGGAGGGCCAAGAGTGAACTCGGCCCAGGTGATAGAGTTATATTAATAAAGCCTGATGGCTCCTTTTTAATTCACCAAAAGGAAAAGCGAGAGCCTGTCAATTGGCAACCCCCTGGGAGCTCTGTCGGGCTTGAAGTAAAAGAAGACAAGATATTCCTAAGGAGCATCCGGCGAAAGCCTCGGGAGATTCTTGAAGTGGAACTCCTCCATGTTTACCTTATATCCTATTTTCAGGCGGAAGACTATGAGGAGTTAGCATTAACGGGTAGTGAAGCTGAAATGGCGGATCTAATCTTTGAGAACCCTTCGCTTATTGAAGACGGCTTTAAACCGCTATTCAAGGAGAAGCCCATAAAGCATGGAATCGTGGACGTTCTTGGAGTGGACAAAGAGGGAAACATTGTTATCCTTGAGCTCAAGCGCAGGAGGGCTGATTTACATGCTGTCAGCCAGCTAAAGAGATATGTCGAGGCTATGAAGGAAGAGCATGAAAAAGTGCGCGGCATTTTGGTTGCTCCGTCTCTAACTTCCGGTGCCAAAAAACTTCTGGAAAAAGAAGGATTGGAGTTTAGAAAGCTGACCCCTCCAAAAAGGGGAAAATCCAAAAGGGGAAGGCAAAAAACTCTTTTTGACTAA
- the radA gene encoding DNA repair and recombination protein RadA gives MARKKKVEDEIKELEEFEELDDLEELSIEANKEATKKKEIRSLEDLPGVGPATAEKLREAGYDSLEAIAVASPLELKELAGISEGAALKIIQAAREAANIGTFMRADEYLKKRAVVGKITTGSKSLDKLLGGGIETQAISEVFGEFGSGKTQLAHTLAVLVQKPPEEGGLNGSVIWIDTENTFRPERIKQIAENRGMDPEEVLKNIYVARAFNSNHQMLLVEKAEEIIKQKAASDRPVKLLVVDSLTGHFRSEYVGRGTLAERQQKLAKHLADLHRLANLYDIAVFVTNQVQARPDAFFGDPTRPIGGHILAHSATVRVYLRKGKAGKRVARLIDSPHLPEGEAAFRITEKGIED, from the coding sequence ATGGCGAGAAAAAAGAAAGTTGAGGATGAAATTAAAGAGCTTGAAGAGTTTGAAGAGCTCGACGATCTTGAAGAATTGTCAATTGAAGCAAATAAAGAAGCAACCAAAAAGAAGGAAATAAGAAGCTTGGAAGATCTCCCCGGAGTTGGACCTGCAACTGCTGAAAAGCTTAGGGAGGCAGGTTATGATAGTTTGGAAGCAATAGCAGTTGCATCTCCTTTGGAACTAAAAGAGCTTGCTGGAATAAGTGAAGGGGCTGCTCTAAAGATCATTCAAGCCGCGAGAGAAGCTGCCAATATCGGGACCTTTATGCGTGCCGACGAGTATTTAAAAAAGAGAGCTGTTGTGGGCAAGATTACTACCGGAAGCAAGTCCTTGGATAAGCTTCTCGGCGGTGGAATTGAAACACAAGCCATTTCAGAGGTATTTGGAGAATTTGGCTCGGGAAAGACTCAATTAGCCCATACATTGGCTGTTCTCGTCCAAAAGCCCCCAGAAGAGGGTGGCTTGAATGGGAGTGTGATTTGGATTGATACCGAGAATACATTTAGGCCAGAAAGAATAAAGCAAATAGCAGAAAACAGGGGTATGGATCCAGAGGAAGTATTAAAGAACATTTACGTTGCTAGGGCATTTAACTCCAACCATCAAATGCTCCTTGTAGAAAAAGCGGAGGAAATCATTAAACAAAAGGCTGCAAGCGACAGGCCGGTTAAACTTCTTGTCGTGGATTCTCTCACAGGACACTTTAGATCCGAATACGTGGGGAGGGGGACATTAGCAGAGAGGCAACAAAAGCTCGCCAAGCACTTAGCTGACCTCCATCGTTTGGCCAACCTTTACGATATAGCAGTATTCGTTACCAACCAGGTTCAAGCGAGACCCGATGCATTCTTTGGCGATCCAACAAGACCAATAGGCGGTCATATCTTAGCACACTCCGCCACTGTTAGAGTTTATTTAAGGAAAGGAAAGGCTGGAAAGAGGGTTGCAAGACTTATAGACTCCCCACATCTACCTGAAGGAGAAGCGGCGTTTAGGATCACTGAAAAAGGAATTGAGGATTAG
- a CDS encoding RNA-guided endonuclease InsQ/TnpB family protein — MKLTRTIVLESYPLTRKKFGTIKEVYAEYSRILESLTEYAVESRVRSHLKLRKLFYEKLKEEYDLPTHYYYTVCQDAVTRAKSFLELKKKGKTRTEKPVIKRVSLWLDDTLWDYRRFPQFNALKDGKRILIIGLTTKGGRIKLPLKPHKLFFKYLNEGWKIKPGVKLRVVEKERKVLAYFVFEKEFDELKPTGNFLSVDYNADNVSFGTQEFLIQVRTDLGRMTRFYSGVRKSIQESHLVGWKRKTPSRKCKKLLKKFGGRKMNKRIDLQRKLAKRLVEIAKELNTTIVLEAVPKNFNQRITGKRRKNEKRLRDTLHNISMNGFQRFVFEKAVEYGVSVVFVNPFYSSQVCPHCGAFRVKPDDDALRRRVLKCPICGFKADRDFVAVQNLLGLFPFSPKVNDGRVEDSVSPVMLSLEANLLHHKNSLVIISQGLQQNRCRRKRFVPPWLCKRRNSPRATS, encoded by the coding sequence ATGAAACTAACCCGAACAATTGTCCTTGAAAGTTACCCACTCACGAGAAAAAAGTTTGGGACAATAAAGGAAGTTTATGCTGAATACTCGAGGATTTTAGAGTCCCTAACCGAGTATGCAGTCGAGAGCAGAGTGAGGAGTCACCTGAAACTTAGGAAACTCTTCTACGAGAAACTCAAGGAGGAGTACGATCTTCCAACCCACTATTACTACACGGTCTGTCAGGATGCAGTGACAAGAGCAAAGAGTTTCCTCGAACTGAAAAAGAAGGGGAAGACTAGGACAGAAAAACCAGTCATCAAACGGGTCTCTCTCTGGCTGGACGACACTCTGTGGGATTACAGGAGGTTCCCGCAATTCAATGCCCTCAAGGACGGGAAGAGGATTCTCATCATAGGTCTAACTACTAAGGGGGGCAGGATAAAACTTCCCTTAAAACCGCACAAACTCTTCTTCAAGTATCTCAATGAAGGTTGGAAGATTAAACCGGGTGTTAAACTCCGTGTTGTTGAGAAAGAGAGGAAAGTTCTTGCGTATTTTGTCTTCGAAAAAGAGTTTGATGAACTTAAACCAACTGGAAATTTCCTGAGCGTAGATTACAATGCTGATAATGTTTCCTTTGGCACTCAAGAGTTTTTGATTCAAGTTAGGACGGATTTAGGTAGAATGACTAGGTTTTATTCTGGCGTGAGGAAAAGTATTCAGGAATCTCACTTGGTTGGTTGGAAGAGGAAGACTCCTTCGAGGAAGTGTAAGAAACTCCTCAAGAAGTTTGGTGGGCGGAAGATGAACAAGAGGATTGACTTGCAGAGGAAATTAGCAAAGAGGCTCGTTGAAATTGCCAAAGAGTTGAACACTACCATTGTCCTTGAGGCTGTCCCCAAGAACTTCAACCAGAGGATTACAGGAAAGAGAAGGAAGAACGAGAAGAGGCTAAGGGATACACTTCACAATATTAGTATGAATGGGTTCCAGAGGTTTGTCTTTGAGAAGGCTGTTGAATATGGTGTTTCTGTCGTGTTCGTTAATCCTTTTTATTCTTCTCAGGTTTGTCCGCATTGTGGTGCTTTTCGTGTAAAGCCTGATGACGACGCTCTGCGTCGGAGGGTTCTCAAGTGTCCAATTTGTGGTTTCAAGGCTGATAGGGATTTTGTTGCTGTTCAAAACCTTTTGGGGCTGTTTCCGTTCAGCCCGAAGGTCAATGACGGGAGAGTTGAGGACTCGGTGAGTCCTGTGATGCTCTCTCTTGAGGCTAACCTCCTGCACCACAAGAACTCGTTAGTGATAATTAGTCAAGGACTGCAACAAAATAGGTGCAGGAGGAAACGGTTTGTTCCTCCTTGGTTATGCAAAAGAAGAAATTCACCTCGTGCCACCTCTTGA
- a CDS encoding DNA-binding protein, translated as MEVLKWLEEGHDNARDIVDLPWKVTKKAEGVYLAEYPKIPFVLNIVITDEFVHLIVPLGLETVALELPERLKVYHTLLMLNDRLNLIKFCITGMNEEITLRVDLDRKTLGKGEFNDALTSLLIGLNQVIAALGLEEEFARAVFERVAMMVLERLEKGAKKEEILNFLVVKVGMDPRDAEEFLEKIIETKSPKEDIGYF; from the coding sequence GTGGAAGTACTCAAATGGTTGGAAGAAGGACATGACAATGCGAGGGATATAGTGGACCTTCCTTGGAAAGTGACAAAAAAAGCAGAAGGGGTTTATTTGGCAGAATACCCCAAAATCCCCTTTGTTCTCAACATAGTAATAACTGATGAGTTCGTTCACCTCATAGTTCCTCTCGGATTGGAAACAGTCGCCTTAGAACTGCCGGAGCGCTTGAAAGTTTACCATACCCTCTTGATGCTGAACGATAGGCTAAATCTGATAAAGTTCTGCATAACTGGGATGAATGAGGAGATAACCTTGAGGGTTGATTTGGACAGGAAAACTCTTGGAAAAGGGGAATTTAACGATGCTCTTACAAGTCTCTTGATAGGTTTGAATCAGGTTATAGCTGCCTTGGGGCTTGAAGAAGAGTTCGCTAGGGCAGTTTTTGAGAGAGTTGCAATGATGGTGCTGGAAAGACTTGAAAAGGGTGCCAAAAAAGAAGAAATTCTGAACTTTTTGGTAGTTAAGGTTGGGATGGATCCAAGAGATGCCGAGGAATTCTTGGAGAAGATAATTGAGACTAAAAGCCCAAAAGAGGATATTGGTTACTTTTAA